Proteins from a genomic interval of Streptococcus oralis:
- the pth gene encoding aminoacyl-tRNA hydrolase, translating into MTKLLVGLGNPGDKYFETKHNVGFMLIDQIAKKQNVTFTHDKIFQADLASFFFNGEKIYLVKPTTFMNESGKAIHALLTYYGLDIEDLLVIYDDLDMEVGKIRLRAKGSAGGHNGIKSIIQHNGTQVFNRIKIGIGRPKKGMSVVHHVLSKFDQENYVGILQSIDKVDDAVNYYLQEKNFEKTMQRYNG; encoded by the coding sequence ATGACCAAATTACTTGTAGGATTGGGAAATCCAGGTGATAAATATTTTGAAACCAAGCACAACGTTGGATTTATGTTGATTGACCAAATCGCCAAAAAACAAAATGTCACCTTTACACACGACAAGATATTTCAAGCTGACCTAGCATCTTTTTTCTTCAACGGAGAAAAAATTTATCTTGTCAAACCAACGACATTTATGAATGAAAGTGGGAAAGCTATTCATGCTCTATTGACATATTATGGTTTGGATATTGAAGATTTACTCGTTATTTACGACGACCTTGACATGGAAGTCGGAAAAATTCGTTTAAGAGCAAAGGGCTCAGCAGGTGGTCATAATGGTATCAAGTCTATTATTCAACATAATGGTACTCAGGTCTTTAACCGTATTAAAATAGGAATTGGAAGGCCCAAAAAAGGCATGTCAGTGGTTCACCATGTTTTAAGTAAGTTTGATCAGGAAAACTATGTAGGTATTTTACAGTCAATTGACAAGGTTGACGATGCTGTAAATTACTATTTACAAGAAAAAAACTTTGAGAAAACGATGCAGAGGTATAATGGCTAA
- the mfd gene encoding transcription-repair coupling factor: MVTLLDLFSENDQIKKWHQNLIDKKRQLILGLSTSTKALAIASSLKKENKIVLLTSTYGEAERIISDLLSILGEELVYPFLVDDSPMVEFLMSSQEKIISRVEALRFLTDSSKKGILVCNIAASRLILPSPTRFKESIIRIAIGEEYDQHDLLHKLKEIGYRKVTQVQTQGEFSIRGDILDIFEMSQLEPFRIEFFGDEVDGIRTFEVETQLSKENQTELTIFPASDILLRERDYLRGQSALEEQISKTLSAILKSYLEDILSSFHQRQVHSDSRKFLSLCYDKTWTIFDYIEKDTPVFFDDYQKLMNQYEVFERELAQYFTEDLQNCKSFSDMQYFADTEQTYKKQSPVTFFSNLQKGLGNLKFDHIYQFNQFPMQEFFNQFSFLKEEIERYKKMDYTIILQSSNSMGSKTLEDVLEEYQIKLDSRDKSSICKKSVNLIEGNLRHGFHFVDEKILLITEHEIFQKKLKRRFRRQHASNAERLKDYNELEKGDYVVHHIHGIGQYLGIETIEIKGIHRDYVSVQYQNGDQISIPVEQIQLLSKYVSSDGKAPKLNKLNDGHFKKAKQKVKNQVEDIADDLIKLYSERSQLKGFAFSADDDEQHAFDDAFPYVETDDQLRSIEEIKRDMQDSHPMDRLLVGDVGFGKTEVAMRAAFKAVNDHKQVVVLVPTTVLAQQHYTNFKERFQNFAVNIDVLSRFRSKKEQAETLEKLKNGQVDILIGTHRVLSKDVVFSDLGLMIIDEEQRFGVKHKETLKELKKQVDVLTLTATPIPRTLHMSMLGIRDLSVIETPPTNRYPVQTYVLEKNDSVIRDAVLREMERGGQVYYLYNKVDTIYRKVSELQELIPEASIGFVHGQMSEIQLENTLLDFIDGQYDILVTTTIIETGVDIPNANTLFIENADHMGLSTLYQLRGRVGRSNRIAYAYLMYRPEKSISEVSEKRLEAIKGFTELGSGFKIAMRDLSIRGAGNLLGKSQSGFIDSVGFELYSQLLEEAIAKRNGNSNTRTQGNAELILQIDAYLPDTYISDQRHKIEIYKKIRRIDNRVNYEELQEELMDRFGEYPDVVAYLLEIGLVKSYLDKVFVQRVERKDNKITIQFEKVTQRLFLAQDYFKALSATNLKVAIAENKGLMEVVFDVRNKKDYEILEGLLIFGESLLEIKESKETNLS; encoded by the coding sequence ATGGTGACTTTATTAGATTTATTCTCAGAAAATGATCAGATAAAAAAATGGCATCAAAATCTGATAGATAAGAAAAGACAACTAATACTTGGTTTATCAACTTCTACCAAGGCTCTTGCAATTGCAAGTAGTCTAAAAAAAGAAAATAAGATTGTTTTATTGACATCGACTTATGGAGAAGCAGAAAGAATTATCAGTGATCTTCTTTCCATCTTAGGAGAGGAATTAGTCTATCCATTTTTGGTAGATGACTCTCCTATGGTAGAGTTTTTGATGTCTTCACAAGAAAAAATCATTTCGCGGGTTGAAGCCTTGCGTTTTTTAACTGATTCATCTAAGAAAGGAATTTTAGTTTGTAATATCGCAGCAAGTCGCTTGATTTTACCTTCTCCGACTAGATTTAAAGAAAGTATTATAAGGATTGCGATTGGTGAAGAATATGATCAACATGACCTTCTTCACAAATTAAAGGAAATAGGCTATCGCAAAGTTACACAAGTACAGACCCAAGGTGAGTTTAGTATTCGAGGAGATATTTTAGATATTTTTGAGATGTCTCAGTTAGAACCTTTTCGAATTGAGTTTTTTGGTGATGAAGTAGATGGAATCCGGACTTTTGAAGTCGAAACACAATTATCAAAAGAAAATCAAACAGAACTCACCATCTTTCCAGCTAGTGATATACTTTTAAGAGAAAGGGACTATTTAAGAGGTCAGTCAGCTTTAGAAGAGCAAATTTCGAAGACCTTATCAGCAATTTTAAAATCATACTTGGAAGATATTTTATCAAGTTTTCATCAAAGACAAGTGCATTCAGATAGTCGAAAGTTTTTATCTTTATGTTACGATAAAACATGGACTATATTTGATTATATTGAAAAAGATACACCAGTATTCTTTGATGATTATCAAAAATTGATGAATCAGTATGAAGTTTTTGAAAGAGAATTAGCGCAATACTTTACAGAAGATTTACAGAATTGTAAATCATTTTCTGATATGCAGTATTTTGCAGATACAGAGCAAACCTATAAAAAACAAAGTCCAGTTACCTTTTTCTCCAATCTCCAAAAAGGATTAGGAAATCTCAAGTTTGATCACATTTATCAATTTAATCAATTTCCCATGCAGGAGTTTTTTAATCAATTTTCTTTTCTTAAAGAAGAAATTGAGCGATATAAAAAAATGGACTACACCATTATTCTGCAGTCTAGCAATTCAATGGGAAGTAAAACATTGGAGGATGTTTTAGAGGAATACCAGATTAAATTGGATTCAAGAGATAAGTCAAGTATCTGTAAAAAATCTGTAAACTTAATCGAAGGTAATCTAAGACATGGTTTTCATTTTGTAGATGAAAAAATTCTCTTGATTACTGAACATGAGATTTTTCAAAAGAAATTAAAACGTCGTTTTAGAAGACAACATGCGTCAAATGCAGAGCGATTAAAAGATTATAATGAACTTGAAAAAGGGGACTACGTTGTTCACCATATTCATGGAATTGGTCAATATCTAGGCATTGAAACAATTGAAATCAAAGGGATTCACCGTGATTATGTCAGTGTTCAATATCAAAATGGGGATCAAATCTCAATCCCAGTTGAGCAAATTCAATTACTGTCCAAATATGTTTCAAGTGATGGGAAAGCTCCAAAACTTAATAAATTAAATGATGGTCATTTTAAAAAGGCCAAGCAAAAAGTTAAGAACCAGGTAGAGGATATAGCTGACGATTTAATCAAGCTTTATTCTGAGCGTAGTCAGTTGAAGGGATTTGCTTTCTCAGCTGATGATGATGAGCAACATGCTTTTGATGATGCTTTCCCTTATGTTGAAACGGATGATCAACTTCGCAGTATTGAGGAAATCAAGAGAGATATGCAGGATTCTCATCCCATGGATCGACTTCTAGTTGGAGATGTTGGTTTTGGGAAGACTGAAGTTGCAATGCGTGCAGCCTTTAAGGCGGTCAATGATCATAAACAAGTTGTCGTTCTAGTTCCGACGACGGTTTTAGCGCAACAACACTATACAAATTTTAAAGAGAGATTCCAAAATTTTGCAGTTAATATTGATGTGTTGAGTCGTTTTAGAAGTAAAAAAGAGCAGGCAGAGACACTTGAAAAATTAAAGAATGGTCAAGTCGATATTTTGATTGGAACGCATCGTGTTTTGTCAAAAGATGTTGTCTTTTCAGATTTAGGCTTGATGATTATTGATGAAGAACAACGATTTGGTGTCAAGCATAAGGAAACATTGAAAGAACTGAAGAAACAAGTGGATGTCTTAACATTGACAGCTACTCCAATACCACGTACTCTTCATATGTCTATGTTGGGAATCAGAGATTTGTCTGTTATTGAAACACCTCCGACCAATCGTTATCCAGTGCAAACCTATGTTTTGGAAAAGAATGATAGTGTGATTCGTGATGCTGTCTTGCGTGAAATGGAGCGTGGAGGTCAAGTTTACTATCTTTACAACAAAGTTGACACTATTTATCGGAAGGTTTCAGAATTACAGGAGTTGATTCCAGAAGCTTCGATTGGGTTTGTTCATGGACAAATGAGTGAAATTCAGTTAGAAAATACTCTATTGGACTTTATTGATGGACAATATGATATTTTGGTGACAACTACCATAATTGAAACAGGCGTGGACATTCCAAACGCCAATACCTTATTTATCGAAAATGCAGACCATATGGGCTTGTCAACCTTGTATCAATTAAGAGGAAGAGTTGGTCGTAGTAATCGTATTGCTTATGCCTATCTCATGTATCGTCCAGAAAAATCAATCAGTGAAGTTTCTGAAAAGAGATTAGAAGCAATCAAAGGATTTACAGAATTGGGCTCTGGATTTAAGATTGCTATGCGAGATCTTTCGATTCGTGGAGCAGGAAATCTCCTAGGAAAATCCCAGTCTGGTTTCATTGATTCCGTTGGTTTTGAATTGTATTCGCAGTTACTAGAGGAAGCTATTGCTAAACGAAACGGTAATTCTAATACAAGAACCCAAGGGAATGCTGAGCTGATTTTACAAATTGATGCCTATCTTCCTGACACTTATATTTCTGATCAGCGACATAAGATTGAAATTTACAAGAAAATTCGTCGAATTGACAACCGTGTCAACTATGAAGAACTACAAGAAGAATTGATGGATCGCTTTGGAGAATATCCAGACGTAGTGGCCTATCTTTTAGAGATTGGTTTGGTCAAATCTTACTTGGACAAGGTCTTTGTTCAACGTGTGGAAAGAAAAGATAATAAAATTACAATTCAATTTGAAAAAGTCACTCAACGATTGTTCTTGGCTCAAGATTATTTTAAAGCCTTATCCGCAACGAACCTAAAAGTAGCCATAGCTGAGAATAAGGGATTAATGGAAGTTGTATTTGATGTTCGAAACAAGAAGGATTATGAAATTTTAGAAGGTTTGCTGATTTTTGGAGAAAGTTTATTAGAGATAAAAGAATCAAAGGAAACAAATCTCAGTTAA
- a CDS encoding RNA-binding S4 domain-containing protein, which translates to MRLDKYLKVSRIIKRRTVAKEVADKGRIKVNGILAKSSTDLKVDDQVEIRFGNKLLLVKVLEMKDSTKKEDAAGMYEILSETRVEENV; encoded by the coding sequence ATGAGATTAGACAAGTATTTAAAAGTATCACGAATTATTAAGCGTCGCACAGTCGCAAAAGAAGTAGCAGATAAAGGTAGAATCAAGGTGAATGGAATCTTGGCCAAAAGTTCAACGGATTTGAAAGTTGATGACCAAGTTGAAATTCGCTTTGGAAATAAATTGTTGCTTGTTAAAGTACTAGAAATGAAAGATAGTACAAAAAAAGAAGATGCAGCAGGCATGTATGAAATTCTCAGTGAAACACGGGTAGAAGAAAATGTCTAA
- a CDS encoding septum formation initiator family protein, whose translation MSKNIVQMNNSFIQNEHQRRRYLMKERQKRNRFMGWVLILMILLFILPTYNLAQSYDQLLQRRQQLTELKEQYQTLSDEKDKESAFAAKLKDEDYVAKYARAKYYYSKKREAIYTIPDLLPR comes from the coding sequence ATGTCTAAAAATATTGTACAGATGAATAATTCTTTTATTCAAAATGAACACCAACGTCGTCGTTACCTGATGAAGGAGAGACAAAAGAGGAATCGTTTTATGGGTTGGGTCCTTATTTTGATGATCTTGTTGTTTATTTTACCAACTTATAACTTGGCTCAAAGCTATGATCAGTTACTGCAACGCCGTCAGCAATTGACAGAATTGAAAGAACAGTATCAAACTCTCAGTGACGAAAAGGATAAAGAATCTGCTTTTGCTGCAAAGTTGAAAGATGAAGACTATGTAGCAAAATATGCACGCGCCAAGTACTATTACTCAAAGAAACGAGAAGCA